In the genome of Metabacillus litoralis, the window TAAAATGACCTAACAGCACTAGAAAAAGATGCTGCTATTGCTCCGATAACCTGTAGTTCAAGGTCAATTTGTTTTGTCATCTCTGCATTAAATGATTCCCGGTCTTCATCAGGATCTAATCCAGTTATTTCAATTACTTTATCTTCAACACTTAATAACCATTCCTCCAAGATAAATGTAAATGCTGGAACATTCTTGTTATCCTTAACCCGCATACCATCCATGATTTTTTTATATAAAACCTCAAATTTATGGAGTGGTGCTTCCTGAGAAATTACAACTGAAGATACAACAAAGTTTTTATCAAACGCTAATTCTCTTACAGATGTACTAAAAAAGGTTTTACCTGATCCATAATCTCCAATAACAAATTTAAAATCCGTTCTACCACTTTGTACGTCATTTAACTGGCTTTCTATTTGCTCTAGTTCTTTATCAATACCTACTGCAATTTTTTCCGTACCCTCAGCAGGAACTGTACCATTTCTTAATGCTTTTATAATATTACTTGTAACAGACTCACTCATTTGATTTCACCTACCTTAAATTTATCGTACTAATTTATAAACAATAATTTCACCTGCTGAACTGATATCTAACTTTAATTCTCCACTCTTTGTTAATTTTCGGTTCAAGCGCTTCATCATACCATCTACCATACCAGCTTCACCGAACTTATTAATAAGCATACTTTCAATATCTCTGGTTGTTAATTGATTCATTCGACTTAAAGTATCTAAAATTACTTTTTCTTTGTTGTTTAGAGATAGATTTAAACTTATTTCTTCTTCTCTTACAATCAATTTATAAATGATATCATTAATTGATTCATTAATGGCCATTTTTGTAGACTTTTTAGGTTTAATGTGAATAAATGGTAAAATGACTTCTTCAAAACTTGCTCCTCCATGGCTATATAAATCTCGTTCTCCTCCACCATAATAGTAGCCCTTATCCGTATAGGATAATTTATAGTCACCTATCTTAATACTTTCAGGAACTTCATTTGCGGAAACAACAAACCTAGATTTCACCATACTCGCATCATCCACTTTTATATAATGATTAATCTTTGCAAAACCATGGTCTGATGCAATAACGATATGAACATCTTCAGGTAGGGCATTGATTAACTCCCTGATACTTGCTTCAAATACCTCTATCTGTCTTTTATAAAAAACAGACAATCCTTGTGTAGAGGAATGGCCTTCCTTATCAAACATATTAAAAATGAGAATGTTTATACGCTTATCCATTAATAAAGAATCTCTTACTACTTGTTGTCTTGCTTCACTTTCTGATTTTGTTATATAATTAATTTCGCTACCATAACTAGAGCGAATGTTACTATAAATGGCTTCACGTGACAGAGAGGTAATTGATGGTAACATCGCTAAACTATGACCATAGGATACTTCCCTTTCGCCAAATAGGGATTGGAAATATGGTTCAACAACCTTCTTCCATGCGTCATACCTCATACCATCAAAAATAGCAAATACTACCTTATCCGTTTCTACTGGTACAAGTTTTGAAACGCTATGGTTTAATACTGGTTGCTCTGAACCGTGATCAAACCAGTGTGAATAATGATCTTCAATATACTTCGCAAATGATTTTCTGAAAACATTTAAAATATTATTTAATCTTATTTCTAAAGCCCCATATCTTCTAGATTCAATAAATGATTCTGTATCCAAAGTATATCTAATTTCGCTGAGTTCATATTCTAAGTTATATAACTTTTCAGTAAATAATTGAAACCATTGGTTGTAATCACTTATAGAGTTAATTAAATTGACTGTGTCCCCTTCTAATTCATAAATATTATCTAACCAAGTTACTAAGGATTTTAAAAACGTTTGTGCACTTATTACAGATTTAATTTGATAAGGTATACCTTCAACTATATTTGATACCTCTTTTAAATCCTCAAAGGAATACCTGTATAATTTTTTTGCACCTTCTAAATTAAAATCTTTCAAAACACTTTTTATTCCTGTAACAATCGATGTTGGGGAATTTTGATTTTCCTTAACGAATAAAACATAATCTTCTGCTTTTTGATATAAGGAAATATCACATCTTCTAATGAGTTTTTCTGCTTGATCTCGCTTTTGTAGATATAATTTCTTTTCTTTTCTTTCAACTCTTTCTGCCAAAGTAACTAATTCATTGAAATCTAAATCTTTCAACTCTGTGTAATCATTTTCTAAAACTTTTTGTAGGTTTTCATCCGTTAATTGATTAAATTGTTTTAGTACAAGAGAAATCCATATTGCATCATCAAAAGATTCAAATGAGGAATTTCTTATTTTATTTCCAACAAATTCAGCATGGAAATATTTAAATACTGATATGATTAAGTTTTGTAAATTAATCTCAACATCTAGTGGCTTATTTCTACTATAAACATCTAAAATGTTTCGATAGTATATATAGCAATCTGCCAAGTCAGTTAGTTTAGTTGCATCCATATCATAAATTGCGGATAGAAGAATTAGGTCTGTTTCTTCCCGACTGATATTTTTCTTTGGTATAGACTTCCTATACATAAGTAAACGTTCAAAGATTTTTCCAATATCAATTGCCCTATAGTCATTTATTCGCTCATGCCAATTTAGGCCTAGCTCAATCTGATTTAGAAAATCCTTTAAATTTACTTCATGAATCACCTTTTCATATGCGCGACTAGTAAAATCCTGTATTTTATTTATTAAATCGGGGTTATTAACAATAAAAATATAATAATCATCTTTATTTATTGCATGTTTAAGATGTTCATATCTTTTTCTAAACTCGTGATGGTCCTCTATCGTATAAACATGGTGAGGATATAGAAGAGCAATATCTATATCCTCAATGTTCATAAATAGACCATTATAATCCCTCAGAAATATAATTGGATGCATGGGAACAGTATCTTTTATCATTTCAATATATTTTGCTAAATAATACTTATAAATTTCGTTTGCCATTTTTTATCAATCCTCAATGTCTACAAACTTTATATATTGATCATCGTCAATACTTCCCTGAGCATCTATCATTTTCTTGAACTTTGATAACAACTCTCGTTTTGGATATGCCTTATTTGCAAACGCCTCTATTAGTTTGTTGATATCACGTTCAACTACCTTAGCATCCGCACTAAGGGCTTCGTTAATAAATGCAATTAATTCTGGATGTTCTTCCAATAATACACGGTACTTATTTGTAATATTTGCATCTAGTTCTAACTCAAGCATTTTTTCAGCCAATAAAACAACATTAGTTTGTTTTTTTATTTCCTTAAGGTAATCGATTCTTTTTTTAATTTTATCCCTATTAAACGTTTCTGTTAATGAATACATATATTTATTTATTGCTTCATTAATTGCATCTATAAAGTCTGCTGGGTTGTTTACTGTGATTTGGCTACCTAGTTCAAAACCACAAGTACACGTCCAATTACTTTCTAGGAACCTAGAAGGGGATTCATGACAAGCCTTGTTCCATTCTTTTGCTAAGTCTGCCTGAATATTAATAAAGTCATAATCAACACTAATGTTTTCAATTTGATTAATCTTTTCAAGGAATAAGTAATCTTCACTGTATCTTATACCTTCTATGGCTTGGAATACTTCTTGATTATTTTGTTCATGATGCTCAATTACATATAGTTTTTCATATTGCTTTTTTAAGGCTCTAGACTCTTTTAGTAACCTCTCTTTAGCATTATCAAATATTAATACATCTCCACCCATTAAATAACTGTCAACCACGTCTTTTTGCTTTCTAAGTGTTTGATACTTATTTGCTGAAGGAATGACTAATTTGTTATCATTCATCTGATTGAATACCATTACTACTTCTGATTGATTGCTTTGTTCGTTTGTCTCAAAAAACCAATCAACAACTTTTTGATAGGCATTATCAAGTTCTTGTAACTTGCCACCCTCAAATAACTGCATATTTTGCGATACAAAGTATTCTAATCCGTCTTTAGATCCATTTAACTCTTCCACATTATCAACAAATTGTTTTATTGATTCAACAATTGAGTAAGTTTTACTGAAACTACTTCTATCTAGTTGAATATCACTTTGGAATTGTTCAATTTTATGTTGTAGTAATTCGATATTATCGAGCGTTTTTTGTTTATATGAGACTAAGTCTTCCCATAATTCCTCTTGATAGGCTAAGTCTTCCTTTTCAAAACGTTGACCAAATAAAACCAATGTTAATTTCATTAAAGGTTCTATAAATTTGGTATCAACAAATTGTCCTAATTGAAATTTATGAATTCCAGTTTTTATTGGCAGTTTTACTTGTGGTAATTGTATTCGCTCATCACTCTTCACAGGAAGTAAATAACCCTTTTTCATAAGTAGCGAAAATAATAGTTCAACCGTATTTTTATCTGGACCGAATGATGACTTTCTCACTGTTTTAAACAATTCGTTATAAGTAACCTCACCTGAATTGGAATTCGAAACAGTATCAATAACTAATTTAATTAATTTATTATCATTACTATTTAGTCTGAATTTTGTTTTTCCCTCAATTTGTTCAATCTCTCCGAACTTTTGAACAATATGTGTAATAATCCTCTGTTCATTGTGAGGCGCATCGTTAAAATCCTTTACTCCGAATATATAATTACCAATGAACCTGTTAAGCATTTGCTCGGATAGTGGAATATATTCTTCAGGTCTAATAAAAGTATGATCACTAAACGAAAGTTTTAAAGCGGCTGAAATGATTGATTGAATGATTTTGGTAAAAGACTCTGCTGATAATATAGTATCGCCTAATTCACCTTCATAGTTGAAAATTGAACCATCCAAATATAAATTTCGTAGAATGCTTTGTACTTTTTCCTCATCATTATAAATAAATTCCTTAACCTTCTTGATTGCCTCTTCTAATTCATTTGTAGCAGAGTATTTATAGTCTTCTTCATATTTTTGTAAAACCCTCAAATAGGCGTAATAACGCTTAAGTTCTTCAAGTTCCTTTTTTCCTTCAGGACCATCTAATTCTTTAGATGGGAGCCAGCAAATTATATTTTTTAATAATCGTCTGTCTAATTCTTTTGTTGTATCTTTGCTACCTCCAAATAGGGTTAAATTAGTAACATTTCCTTCTAATATAGAATCTACTGCTTGTTTAAAAAATTGTCTTTGATAATCAATATCTAAAAATGTTCCAATAAGCAGGTAGTAATCAGTTTCAGAGTCCTTAATATTTCTTAAAGCACGATTCAATATTTCCTTTTTCCCAATCTCGTCTACACGACCATATTGGACAATCCCTTGGCGTTCTGTATTATTCCATTTCGCTGCTGTATATGTTGACGGTTCATTATACTGAGAAATTGGAAGCGGCTCTGTTACAAGTGCTTTCATTACCTCGTCCACAATAATAGAACTGTTCTTGCTTTCAAGTGTGTTTAAAACCTGTTTCGTATCATTCTTAATTTTTGTTACTACACTTGTGTCTTTACTTATATAGTAAATGTTATCTCCATCATTTTCTTTATCTATAAACTCAATATACCGGCCCTTGTCGAACATTTTATAAAGTATTTTATTTACTTTACTCTCTGCTAAATCCCCTTTAAGTTTTGGATATTGAATCATATAAGTTAAATCCCTTACATTGTATTCCTCTTCCGAATCCAAGACCTTCAATAGTGTCATTAGGTTTATTAACCTTATAGCATATTCCTTTTCGTCACCATCAAATAATTCACTTACTCTTCCTTTTGCGTCCCCTTCAAGCCCCATGTAATAAGCATAGATTATTTCAAAGATATCTCTTTTACTCGCATCCTCTTTTATACGATCTTGAAAGTGAGTGTATATACGATCTGGGGTTACTAAATGCTTTTCGTCTTTATCTAATATACCTTCCCCGTCCTTATTACCTTTCACTTCTGTTAATATGAAGTCAACAAGAGACCTTTGTCGGGATAAGAATCGAAGGGACTTTGACAATAAGTTTAAAGTTTCAGGGTGCAAAGGATACGTTTTAAGAAACTGGTTAAGATCGGTTTTTTTAAAGGCATTGTATTTGTCTTCAAGGACTGTAGCAATTTCTCTGATTCTATCCTTATTATTTTTAACTATTAGTCGTTGGTCAATGATATCTTCTACATCTGTTACAGTTAAACGTAACTGATTTTCAGAAGGAAAACGGTCTCTCATTAACTGATATACGTCAGGTACTGTAATATCATTCAATGCATTAAGAAATGAACCAATTATCCAAGCGGGCAATTTACTTTTATACTCTAATAACTGTTTTAAAAATAAAGCGTCATTTCTAGCATTATTTCCTCTATCATTCAGATATTCAGATAACTCATCGATTAACACTAAGAGTCCATCAAAGTTTTCTTCCTCTAAATAATTAAATAAATATTCTATTCGCTCAGTACGTCCACGATCTGGATTAAAGAAGGAAATCTTTTCTTTATTAATAAATTCCTTCGCTGCTCCTGTTATGGATCGTTTACTATTTAATTTTTCTTTAATATCGAACCAACTTCTATATCTCTGACTAGACTTTTCACTTATAAAATCCGAAAATTTCCGATTAAAGTTTTCATTGCCAATAATCGCCTCTTCAAACTGACGAATATAATCGCTTTCATCTGTAAAGGGAAAACCTGTAATATCCTCTGCTGCTTTAAAAAACATATCTTCTAAGGAAACATTTGCTCCTCCCTCTTCTGCAACAATTGGTACAGTAAATACCCTTTTGCCTTCCACAAATGATTTTCCTTTTTTGATTGTTTCACTTTTTAATTGAAGTAAATCAAATGCTTTTTCATTTTTCATCAATAATCCGATTACAGATAAAAAGTGTGATTTACCAGAACCCGGTAAACCAGTAATTTGGAATCCTTTTCCCTTCTCAGGTGCCGTTACAATACTATAAAAGAAACTTTCTAAATTTTCTTCTACATTACTAGTGATTACATAACCTTTCAGTAGTTCTTCTTTCTTTTGATGGTCTGCATCTTCCAACAAATTTTCTTTTAATTTTACTATTTTATCTATATCCGGTACTTCAATGATATCCCTTACCTTCATTGTAATCCTCCTCCCCAATTAATAACACTGTACGCATGTGATGGTACTAGTTCTCTAAACTCATCTGGAACAATAACAATAATTGTCCTATTCTCTTCGGTTTCGCTCATTATTATTTTTAGCCACTCTGTTTGTTTCTCAGCAAACAACCATTCGCAGTGGTCAATTACTAAAAGATCGTCTTCTTTATTATTAAAAAGTTGGGCAATTATATTAACAGAATCATATTCAAATTCCTCTGGGAACATACTATATGTATCAATTTGTTCTTGTCTTACTTCTTCTTGCAAATATAACCCCAAATCAATATAATGTTTGTCCCAAGAATCCCCAAATCGTTCAATTAAATAATCTTTAACTCCGTTTGTTTTTCCTTTTTGGTGTTCCCCAATAATAAATAATAACTTCCTTTTTGCCATTGACGATAATTTTGAATTTATTCTATGCTTCAACATTTGCCATCACCTTTTTGACAAAGTCATTTAATGAAGAGCATGTAAATTGGAATTGCTCATTTGCCCCCATTTTATAGAATTCTAAATAATTATTTGCAACCAGCCATTTTATATAACGATCTGCTAGAAAGCGGTCAATTAATAAATATTTAAAAGACTCCGCATTATGTAATCTCTCTGTATTTGGTATTCGATTGTCCTGAATTACAAAAAATTCATAGTATAAACTGAATGCCACTGTCTTATTAGTCGGTCGCAATCGTTCATTCACAATAAAAATCGTTTCATATTTTATCGGGTCTTCTTTGACAGATACAATATTAAAGTCTTTTAGTATGGTTGTTAAAACTGATAATGTCTTCTCAACAGATGAAGGTTTATGTTCTGTCATTCGCAGCGTTAAATAGTCCATTAGGTCAGTCCTTGTAAAACTCTTATTTAATAAACCTTTATATATATCCTTTAATACAATTTGAAGTGTTACAGTTTTAACAACAGTCATGTAAAAAAGGATTTCCTTCTTCGTTTGATAACTATCGATTCCACTAATCAATTCCAGAAAAGGGGTGTAAACAACCTGACGGTCTTCCAATACTAAATACCGTTCAAATAGTCTTCTACGATATTTTATAGATGTTGATTCGCTAAATGGCATAACATCTTCAAAATATTGTTTTACAGCTTCCCTATTTCTTTCATATTTTATATACTCAAGCGCCTGTAAAGTTTCATCTACAGGCACTCTTTCTGACATGGGCAATATCCGGTCCATATACAACCCTTCCATCTAATTAAAAGTCTTTCTTACCTTTTCGGTAAGTAAATCAATATAATCCTTTTTATCAATAAAATCTAATTCTGTAAGTGTTTTTAAGAATTCTTCTGCCTTTTTGTTTGTTTTACTCATACCCTCAAATACTGTTCCAGTATATTTTTCATTAGAAGATGAAGTAAAATATTCAAGTGAATCTACAAAATACTTCTTGTGAACTTCATCGGAATTATTTGAAAGACCATATACATCGGTATCATATTTAACTAGTCGTTTTGGAGTCTTATTTTCTTTTTTATTTTTTAGGTAAGTTTTGAATGTATCCGAATATTCATTTAAAACTTTTTTAATTACCTCTCCTGATTTCTTTGTAAAATTATTTCCTTTTAATATGGTCACAAATCCTGAAAGTTTCTTATCGTTTGTTATTTTATTTTCAATTAATTTAATCGAATAATAAGAATTAATTTCTAACAAATCTATAGATTTATTTAATATATATAATTTTGAATATCTAAGTAAGTTTACACTAAAACCTTCTATCATATAAAAGTCCTCATTTTTTATATGTTGATTTCTATATGATAAAGCACCTACCAAACTTAATTTGTGTTCATAACAGTGTTGTTTTATATGCTCATAACTCTTTGTAAAATCATTTCCATTAAACAACTTTTTATATTCATCATTTGAATTATTAAGAAGTATTTCATTTGGTTTTACAGCGTATAAATGATCGACAAACTCATTTATTTCATGAATATTATCTTCAACTTTTGCATTTAATAAATCAATTTTTATTTGTACCTTAGCGTATTCTTCTTTAATACCATTGACGTCATTAGAAGTAAATTGCATTTCATTGTATAACCTTTTTATTGATTTTAGATTTCCTATAATCTCATTCACTAAATTGGAAATAATTTCCACCCTTTCAGGTTCAGTAAATTTTATTGGTAATTCTTCTAATTGGTGTTTTTTTATTTTAGGAAATAGT includes:
- a CDS encoding PglZ domain-containing protein translates to MANEIYKYYLAKYIEMIKDTVPMHPIIFLRDYNGLFMNIEDIDIALLYPHHVYTIEDHHEFRKRYEHLKHAINKDDYYIFIVNNPDLINKIQDFTSRAYEKVIHEVNLKDFLNQIELGLNWHERINDYRAIDIGKIFERLLMYRKSIPKKNISREETDLILLSAIYDMDATKLTDLADCYIYYRNILDVYSRNKPLDVEINLQNLIISVFKYFHAEFVGNKIRNSSFESFDDAIWISLVLKQFNQLTDENLQKVLENDYTELKDLDFNELVTLAERVERKEKKLYLQKRDQAEKLIRRCDISLYQKAEDYVLFVKENQNSPTSIVTGIKSVLKDFNLEGAKKLYRYSFEDLKEVSNIVEGIPYQIKSVISAQTFLKSLVTWLDNIYELEGDTVNLINSISDYNQWFQLFTEKLYNLEYELSEIRYTLDTESFIESRRYGALEIRLNNILNVFRKSFAKYIEDHYSHWFDHGSEQPVLNHSVSKLVPVETDKVVFAIFDGMRYDAWKKVVEPYFQSLFGEREVSYGHSLAMLPSITSLSREAIYSNIRSSYGSEINYITKSESEARQQVVRDSLLMDKRINILIFNMFDKEGHSSTQGLSVFYKRQIEVFEASIRELINALPEDVHIVIASDHGFAKINHYIKVDDASMVKSRFVVSANEVPESIKIGDYKLSYTDKGYYYGGGERDLYSHGGASFEEVILPFIHIKPKKSTKMAINESINDIIYKLIVREEEISLNLSLNNKEKVILDTLSRMNQLTTRDIESMLINKFGEAGMVDGMMKRLNRKLTKSGELKLDISSAGEIIVYKLVR